DNA from Kryptolebias marmoratus isolate JLee-2015 linkage group LG8, ASM164957v2, whole genome shotgun sequence:
ATTCCTCGCAGATAAATTAAATCAGGAACCGGAAACAGAAAAGAGGCCAGGCTCATGGTGATGagataaaaggcagaaaaagacacaaagattATTTTGGCTCATCAGcgaaaagcaaaataaaatatgaagaagaaactttaaaaagtagaaCTAATGAGCAACATGGCTTGGTTTAGACCAAACTGTTTGTAAAAGACGAACGCAGTCTCTCGCCGTTTGTGATTTCCTCGTCTCTGAGGGTCATCCAGATGTGTTGAAGCCAAAGACTTGGAGCTTCTCAATGCCACAACAACGCTCCCAAAAACAGCAGACAGCAAAGTGCcatcagaaagaaaaaggtttggTCTCAGACGACCTGAAACGAacgtaaataaaacaacacgaACATCGGAAAAGACGAGAAAAAGTCCCTTAAAACGAAACGTGTCCCTTAAAGTGCAGTTCCACTCCCCACCTGTGGGGGCAGGCTACCAAAACTGAGGCGATGTTATCATGAAAACGAGCtcgtatctcactgggctgcagctgcaggcgACAGACTGCGAaggagttttaaaatgtcttcgAACGTTTGAAAGAAATCTCAgttttaaaggatttaaaaGAGTCCAATCAGCCACAAGTATGAACTCCTGGCACATATTGGACCAAGTGAAAATTCGTGCACtttctgttatttctttttataatttcatgGCTCCAGCTTGTCCCCGACAGTCGCAGTCCAGTGAGACACAACCACAGagcttcacttttaaaaaaacaacaacaacggagccaaatgaaccttttttttcctgtgtttgtctAACTTTATCCAGATCCTGTCACCAATAAACTTTTAACTTGTGTTGAAATGTTTATAACTGAAACTGTAACTgttgttaaacaaacaaacaaataagctACAGCTCTGCGGCTATCTTAGGAAAATTTGTTCGAAAGTCAAacaacaggaggaggaaacGGAGAACGTTTTGAGACGTTCACCAACTAATCACAGTCCAGACAGATTCTCCATTTAGTCAACAGTTTGCAGAATTATTCGCTAGTTCCACTTTTTATTGTGCTGGTGGTGACTTTGGAGTAACTCCATcattaaaacagacatgaaCCCGGATTCTCTCGCTCCACCTTCTCCGTCAGAAACCGAACCCTGAACCCTGAACCCCAGCCGGCGGGATCACAGCGGCTGCGTCCATTTCTTCCAAACCGTCTGAAGCTCAGACCCTGGCTGCCATCGAGTCCAACACTTTGAATAACTAAAAAGACAGCCGTGGAATTTAATTCTTcattaaaactttgattttaaagatGCCCAATACTTGATTCCCTGTCGATCAGATACTTCTGTGGTTTAAAACAGAGATGAGAAGAAAAGCAACAATGGTTTGAAGAACCTCATGCGTCAGCAACCTCAGAGGATACGCCTCCAAATGAAGTCAACGCCCAGTTTCAGGACCGCTCACAGAAAGAAGGGAATATCGTGATGAGTACAGACAGAAGGAATATATGTGTTCAGGCATACGCAGGCTGCTCAGAGCTCATCAGGACGTGGGCGAGGGGACGGTCGTGGTTAGGTTATACGTTGAGTTTGGTGACGACGCTGGCGACGCTAAAGGGCTGTAAACGGGCCGGGCAGAGACGGCCGACGAAGGGGACTGCGGCGCCGCCGTTGTCGGGGAGTCCGAGCTGACCTCGTCCCCTTCTTCCGAGTCCCAAACTTCGCTCTGCAAATAGTCTGCAAACAGGGCCTTCGCTCTCTGCAGGACCCGGCTGAGGTTGTGGCGCCGGACGAGACGGTCAAAGTGCATGGCGATCTCGTTGTAATCCAGGTTGTTCTTCATGATGTGGTCCCGGTGCTCCAGCAAGATGGACAGGCACAGGAACAGCATGAAGGGGTTGCCTCTGCCAAACTCCTGAGGAGGCGGTAAGGAGCACGGTTTGATGCTGGCGTTGGGTGTGTTGGCTCTGCTGCCGACCGGGGACTTGTTGCCGGGAGACGACGGGTTGTCAGCCGACGACCTGCTGCCGGACAGCGAGCTGCCGCCGAAGGACAGGATGGGTGAAGACAGCAGGGAGCTGCTCTGGACGTGGGACGGAGAGGtaacagacatttttacagacGGTGCTGTGGTGTTTAACACCTGGGCAGGAGAAGTCAGCACCTTCGGGGCATTTCTGGATAAGGCCTCGCTGTCGTTGGTTGGGAACGGGGACAAGGATTTTGGAGGAGAGTCTGGAGAAACTCCTGGCCAGCTGGAGTTTGAAACTGAAGATGTGGGAGAGACTGAGGACCCAGTTTTCCAGACTGGTAGGCCACCAGGGAGGAGAGACTGAGACGATACTGGAGACAAGCCGCTGTCGCAGTTTTTAATGAGAGGCGTCCGTTCTCCCGGGTCGTCCTCACTGTCCACCGTGGACTGGCGGCTCGGGTTGTTCGGACCGTGGGGTTGCTCAGCATCCTCCATGTCAAAGCTGTCTTCATTCCTGGCTGTGTAGTATTTAAACTCTCCAAAGCTTGTTTGTCTTTGACAGCACCGACCCTGCAGATCCGACTTCATTTCTCGAGGACCGTCAGATTCGACATCACCCCTTTCCCGTCCAGAACCTACATCCTGCTTGTCTTTCTCCTCAGGGATAAAATTCCTGCTCAGATCTGGTTCTTCTCTCGATGGTCTCAGCATATGTCGCCTCCGCTGCGTCTCTTTTTGCTCCTCGTCGTCTTTGAGGCCGTTCTCAACCACGCCGTCTCTGCAGGACGGTGTTTTGTCGGGATCCGACAGCGGCCCCAGAAGCTCCACTTCAGTTTCCGGAGGATCCGGGGGCAGAGAGCTCCAGGTGACCTCCAGCATCCTCAGAGCGTCGTCGAAGGCAAACTCTCGTTTGAGCTCCAGCAGGAGCCAGCGGTAGCAGAAGAAGAGGTCGTCAGCTCCTCGGGACACCAGGTACGTGTAGAACTCCGGGTCCGAGTACTGCAGGAGCAGCTTCAGGTGCTGGAACTTCACGGACATGAGCTGCCCGTCCGGTCGGAAGTTTCCTTCCAGACGTTTCATGATGCCGCAGAAACAAATGAAGGTGTGAGCCTCGTTGTCCATCACTGCTAGTATAGGCGAGGCGATGTCACTCATCCCTTGACAgtaaga
Protein-coding regions in this window:
- the tbc1d25 gene encoding TBC1 domain family member 25: MAGEEERGVVRVRVKKCDGALPVEFRSFAVDPQITSLEVLQHILIRAFELNGKRNFNISYLSRDRSGVEVYLSLLSDWDLDVAFMSAAKPFLQLKMDVKPSEDSPVMEDWDIISPKDVIGSELLLAERTRSLASAALPFTQTLLSQVGRTLTRVQQAFTWSYGEEIKPFKPPLSDSEFHSYLNGQGQLTRPEELRLRIYHGGVEPSLRKVVWRYLLNVYPDGLSGQERMDYMKRKTREYEQLKREWTARVSHGELDFIRENVLKDVLRTDRAHPYYAGSEDSPHLTALTDLLTTFAITHPQISYCQGMSDIASPILAVMDNEAHTFICFCGIMKRLEGNFRPDGQLMSVKFQHLKLLLQYSDPEFYTYLVSRGADDLFFCYRWLLLELKREFAFDDALRMLEVTWSSLPPDPPETEVELLGPLSDPDKTPSCRDGVVENGLKDDEEQKETQRRRHMLRPSREEPDLSRNFIPEEKDKQDVGSGRERGDVESDGPREMKSDLQGRCCQRQTSFGEFKYYTARNEDSFDMEDAEQPHGPNNPSRQSTVDSEDDPGERTPLIKNCDSGLSPVSSQSLLPGGLPVWKTGSSVSPTSSVSNSSWPGVSPDSPPKSLSPFPTNDSEALSRNAPKVLTSPAQVLNTTAPSVKMSVTSPSHVQSSSLLSSPILSFGGSSLSGSRSSADNPSSPGNKSPVGSRANTPNASIKPCSLPPPQEFGRGNPFMLFLCLSILLEHRDHIMKNNLDYNEIAMHFDRLVRRHNLSRVLQRAKALFADYLQSEVWDSEEGDEVSSDSPTTAAPQSPSSAVSARPVYSPLASPASSPNSTYNLTTTVPSPTS